Proteins co-encoded in one Gossypium arboreum isolate Shixiya-1 chromosome 11, ASM2569848v2, whole genome shotgun sequence genomic window:
- the LOC108479403 gene encoding uncharacterized protein LOC108479403 — protein MAKRRAKKTVKEVPASAECEVERNDRKEGQNEENIPGLIDQEVERQCAAIRALRDVEIEHMLTALRLLRSYCNEEQLQTPALQFFNDNLPNLSIVRNAENGQFEVQWKHEDGNISIHGADGRDVHASLLHRMSLVYANCPSIPSFSGFELSTEAARKSLLRVDSQQIKDFVLEGTSESQMFGMHDGLQTPGVTSQRLSIGMTPKTKRLPKPGEILLSVHGSPLGVYKEENMEAIHESEEG, from the exons ATGGCGAAACGTAGAGCCAAAAAAACTGTTAAAGAAGTTCCAGCATCAGCTGAATGCGAAGTAGAAAGAAATGACAGAAAGGAGGGCCAAAATGAGGAGAATATACCCGGATTAATCGATCAGGAAG TTGAGCGGCAATGTGCTGCAATTAGGGCTCTTCGTGATGTAGAGATTGAACATATGCTGACTGCTTTGCGATTATTACGCTCATACTGCAACGAAGAGCAGCTTCAAACACCTGCATTGCAATTTTTTAATGACAATCTCCCAAATCTATCAATTGTAAGAAATGCAGAAAATGGACAGTTCGAAGTGCAATGGAAACACGAGGATGGCAACATCTCCATTCACGGTGCTGATGGAAGAGATGTACACGCTTCTCTTTTACATCGTATGTCCTTAGTTTATGCAAATTGCCCTTCCATTCCATCATTCAGTGGCTTTGAGTTGTCAACTGAAGCAG CCAGAAAGAGCCTTCTACGGGTTGACAGTCAACAAATCAAGGACTTT GTTTTGGAGGGAACATCTGAGAGTCAGATGTTTGGAATGCATGATGGTCTTCAAACTCCTGGG GTGACCAGCCAAAGGTTATCAATTGGAATGACACCCAAAACAAAGAGGTTGCCTAAGCCTGGGGAGATTCTTCTTTCAGTCCATGGATCACCCCTTGGTGTCTACAAAGAGGAAAATATGGAAGCCATACATG AGTCTGAGGAGGGGTGA
- the LOC108479401 gene encoding F-box/kelch-repeat protein SKIP6-like, with translation MSTSTNTNTDNAAVKPSTPPEPTQPPRLIPSLPDDVALNIIARVPRRHHPTLSLVSKSMKSLLSSPLLYAARSLLSCAEHFLYISLRLHTSHFMRFYTLYQNPNNPLNPKYSLIPLPLIPSPSLVGSAFAAINHKIYVLGGSIKDVPSPQVWSLDCRTHKWEPAPNMHVSREFAAAGAVDDKIYVIGGCVVDNWARSKNWAEVYDPKTGKWNSVPSPIQIRDKWMHASAVIDGKVYAMADRNGVCYEVKSGNWETVDSDLDNGWRGRACVIDGVLFCYDYLGNIRGYDVKKGTWKELKGLDKGLPKFLCGATMANLGGKLMVVWESKNGGGKETEIRCAEIQVKTNEAGELWGNIEWSDVVLLVPREASIVHCLAVAL, from the coding sequence ATGTCCACCTCCACTAACACCAACACCGACAACGCCGCCGTCAAACCATCAACTCCACCGGAACCAACACAGCCACCACGGCTAATACCATCTCTCCCAGACGACGTGGCTTTAAACATCATAGCCCGAGTCCCAAGACGCCACCACCCAACCCTTTCATTAGTCTCAAAATCTATGAAATCCCTTCTCTCTTCGCCTCTCCTTTACGCCGCCCGTTCCCTCCTCAGCTGCGCCGAGCACTTCCTCTACATCTCGCTCCGCCTCCACACCAGCCACTTCATGCGCTTCTACACACTCTACCAAAACCCCAATAACCCATTAAATCCCAAATACTCCCTCATCCCCCTCCCTCTTATCCCTTCCCCTTCCTTAGTCGGCTCCGCCTTCGCCGCCATCAACCACAAAATCTACGTCCTCGGCGGCTCCATTAAAGACGTCCCTTCTCCACAAGTGTGGTCCCTTGACTGCCGGACCCACAAATGGGAACCAGCTCCGAACATGCATGTTTCCCGCGAGTTCGCCGCTGCCGGAGCCGTTGACGATAAAATTTACGTCATCGGCGGTTGCGTGGTTGATAATTGGGCTAGGTCGAAGAACTGGGCTGAAGTTTATGACCCCAAAACGGGGAAATGGAACTCCGTTCCAAGTCCAATCCAAATCCGGGACAAATGGATGCATGCGAGCGCTGTTATTGATGGAAAAGTTTACGCTATGGCTGATAGAAACGGGGTTTGCTACGAAGTTAAAAGCGGGAATTGGGAAACGGTGGACAGTGATTTGGATAATGGGTGGCGAGGGAGAGCTTGCGTGATCGATGGGGTTTTGTTTTGCTATGATTATTTGGGGAATATAAGGGGGTATGATGTGAAGAAAGGGACTTGGAAGGAATTGAAAGGGTTGGACAAAGGGTTGCCGAAATTTCTATGCGGTGCTACAATGGCGAATTTGGGAGGGAAGTTGATGGTGGTCTGGGAATCAAAGAATGGAGGTGGGAAAGAAACGGAAATTCGATGCGCTGAGATTCAGGTGAAGACAAATGAAGCTGGGGAGTTATGGGGGAACATTGAGTGGTCTGATGTTGTTCTTTTGGTTCCCAGAGAAGCTTCCATTGTTCATTGCTTGGCAGTTGCTTTGTGA
- the LOC108479981 gene encoding developmentally-regulated G-protein 3, with protein sequence MATVMQKIKDIEDEMARTQKNKATAHHLGLLKAKLAKLRRELLTPSSKGGGGAGAGEGFDVTKSGDARVGLVGFPSVGKSTLLNKLTGTFSEVASYEFTTLTCIPGVIMYRGAKIQLLDLPGIIEGAKDGKGRGRQVISTARTCNCILIVLDAIKPITHKRLIEKELEGFGIRLNKEPPNLTFRKKDKGGINFTSTVTNTHLDLDTVKAICSEYRIHNADITLRYDATADDLIDVIEGSRIYMPCIYVVNKIDQITLEELEILDKLPHYCPISAHLEWNLDGLLDKIWEYLNLTRIYTKPKGMNPDYEDPVILSSKRRTVEDFCTRIHKDMLKQFKYALVWGSSVKHKPQRVGKDHELEDEDVVQIIKKV encoded by the exons ATGGCCACTGTCATGCAAAAGATCAAAGACATCGAAGATGag atggCAAGGACTCAAAAGAACAAAGCAACAGCTCATCATCTGGGCTTGCTCAAG GCCAAACTTGCAAAGCTACGAAGAGAACTCCTTACACCTTCATCAAAAGGAGGAGGTGGTGCAGGTGCAGGTGAAGGTTTTGATGTTACCAAAAGTGGAGATGCAAGAGTTGGTCTAGTAGGTTTTCCTTCTGTGGGGAAATCTACGCTTCTTAACAAGTTGACAGGAACATTTTCAGAG GTTGCTTCCTATGAATTTACTACATTGACTTGTATCCCGGGTGTGATCATGTATAGAGGGGCTAAAATCCAG TTGTTGGATCTTCCGGGTATTATCGAGGGTGCTAAAGATGGCAAGGGTAGAGGGAGACAG GTTATCAGCACTGCCAGGACATGTAATTGTATATTAATTGTTCTTGATGCAATAAAACCAATAACTCACAAGCGTCTTATCGAGAAAGAGCTTGAAGGCTTTGGTATAAG GTTGAACAAGGAACCACCTAATTTGACATTCAGAAAGAAGGACAAGGGTGGTATTAATTTCACCTCCACTGTTACTAATACTCACCTGGACCTTGACACTGTAAAGGCAATATGTAGTGAATACCGAATTCACAATGCTGATATCACTCTAAGGTATGATGCAACTGCTGATGATCTAATAGATGTCATTGAAGGCAGTAGGATATATATGCCTTGCATCTATGTGGTGAACAAGATTGATCAGATTACACTTGAAGAGCTGGAAATATTGGATAAACTTCCTCATTACTGCCCAATCAG TGCTCACCTGGAGTGGAACCTCGATGGTCTCCTGGATAAGATATGGGAGTATCTTAATTTAACTCGCATATACACAAAACCAAAAGGGATGAACCCAGACTATGAAGATCCTGTTATCCTGTCATCGAAGAGAAGGACAGTTGAGGACTTCTGCACTCGAATTCATAAAGACATGCTTAAACAATTTAAGTA TGCACTTGTATGGGGATCAAGCGTAAAACACAAGCCTCAAAGAGTTGGCAAG GATCATGAACTTGAGGATGAAGATGTTGTTCAGATTATCAAGAAAGTGTGA
- the LOC108477017 gene encoding small GTPase LIP1-like, whose protein sequence is MFRREREREFKEFNGGPPCGQVRVLVVGDSGVGKTSLVHLIVKGFSTACPPQTIGCTVGVKHTKYGSPGSSSSSLKGDAERDFFIELWDVSGHERYKDCRSLFYSQINGVIFVHDLSQRRTKTSLQQWASEIATTGTFSAPLSSGGPGGLPVPYIVIGNKADIAAKEGTRGSSGNLVDVARQWVEKQGLLPSSEELPLTESFPGSGSLIAAAKEARYDKEGLMKFFRMLIKRRYFSDDLSTPNTWSISPALRTSQCLDEYSDDDHQLYRRTSLSGDPYKYNMLPPLPAQRNLTPPPTLYPQQPVSVTENYSIPRFSFTGSQEINSSTRSKRADINV, encoded by the exons atGTTTCGGAGGGAACGTGAAAGGGAATTCAAAGAGTTTAATGGAGGACCTCCTTGTGGGCAAGTCAGAGTTCTTGTTGTTGGTGATTCAG GTGTGGGGAAAACTTCTCTTGTTCATCTGATTGTCAAAGGTTTTTCCACTGCTTGTCCTCCTCAAACTATTGGGTGTACAGTTGGTGTGAAG CATACCAAATATGGTAGTCCTGGTAGCTCATCAAGTAGCTTGAAAGGGGATGCTGAGAGAGATTTCTTCATTGAACTTTGGGACGTGTCAGGACACGAGCGATACAAAGATTGCCGATCTCTTTTCTATTCTCAAATTAATG GTGTTATTTTTGTACACGATCTTTCCCAAAGGAGAACAAAAACAAGCTTGCAGCAGTGGGCATCTGAGATTGCAACAACTGGGACATTTTCGGCTCCTCTAAGCTCTGGAGGCCCCGGGGGACTTCCTGTCCCATATATTGTTATTGGTAACAAAGCTGATATTGCTGCTAAAGAGGGTACAAGAGGTAGCAGTGGGAATCTGGTTGATGTAGCTCGTCAGTGGGTTGAGAAGCAGGGTTTGCTTCCATCTAGTGAGGAACTCCCATTGACCGAGAGTTTTCCTGGTAGTGGCAGCCTTATTGCA GCTGCCAAAGAAGCAAGATATGACAAGGAAGGTTTAATGAAATTTTTTCGTATG TTGATCAAGAGACGGTATTTTTCAGATGATTTATCGACCCCGAATACATGGTCCATATCTCCTGCTCTGAGGACTTCTCAATGTCTGGATGAATATTCTGATGATGATCATCAGTTGTACAGGCGTACAAG TTTGAGCGGTGACCCTTACAAGTACAACATGCTTCCTCCCTTACCTGCACAACGCAACCTTACTCCACCTCCCACGCTTTACCCTCAACAGCCGGTTTCAGTGACTGAGAATTACAGCATCCCACGATTCTCCTTTACCGGTTCCCAAGAAATCAACAGCAGCACCAGATCGAAGCGTGCGGATATTAATGTCTGA
- the LOC108479337 gene encoding glutathione hydrolase 1-like isoform X1: protein MFLSVYVVLIQHSFYSILFVAVLRLLCTSIAFLFVLLSPAASNISGSTKRRREEVIAHRGAVATDDGRCSKIGVDVLRIGGHAVDAAVAASLCLGVVSPASSGIGGGAFMLLREANGKAQAFDMRETAPLKASMNMYAGNAALKATGALSVAVPGELAGLHKAWKQHGRLPWERLVKPAEILARKGFKISPYLRTQMESSKSAILADKGLRQVFTSNGELLQVGDICYNKKLAETLRKISIYGTKPFYNGSIGLNLVRDIQRAGGIMTLNDLKRYEVKMREPISANILGLKVLSIPPPSSGGVSMVLALNILTQYAVPSGLSGSLGIHRLIESLKHAFAVRMNLGDPEFVDVSKFVTDMISLEFAKKLKSTIYDNMTFGPNHYGGRWSQVHDHGTSHISIADSDRNAVSMTTTVNAYFGSKILSPSTGIVLNNEMDDFSMPINSSGNTPPPAPPNFIRPGKKPLSSMTPTIVLKDEKLKGVVGASGGSNIIAATTEVFLNHFARGMDPLSSVMAPRIYHQLIPNVVMYENWTTVTGDHFEVSSRIRSDLQKKGHILRGLAGGAISQFIVHKLEGRKVKGSSGELVAVSDPRKGGIPAGF, encoded by the exons ATGTTCCTTTCTGTGTATGTTGTTTTAATTCAACACTCTTTTTATTCCATTCTTTTTGTTGCAGTTCTGAGATTGTTATGCACCTCCATTGCATTTCTATTTGTTCTGTTGTCGCCTGCTGCTTCAAATATAAGTGGTTCTACCAAACGGAGACGAGAGGAAGTCATTGCGCATCGAGGTGCTGTTGCTACTGACGATGGCCGATGTTCGAAAATTGGGGTTGATGTTCTTCGGATCGGAGGTCATGCAGTTGATGCAGCGGTGGCTGCTTCGCTTTGCTTGGGCGTTGTAAGCCCTGCATCCAGTGGCATAGGTGGAGGAGCCTTTATGCTACTAAGGGAAGCTAATGGGAAAGCACAAGCATTTGATATGAGAGAAACGGCGCCATTGAAAGCTTCCATG AACATGTATGCTGGAAATGCTGCTTTAAAGGCAACAGGAGCTCTCTCTGTAGCGGTGCCAGGGGAACTTGCAGGCCTTCACAAAGCTTGGAAACAACATGGGAGGCTTCCATGGGAAAGGCTCGTGAAACCGGCCGAGATTCTTGCTCGAAAAGGGTTCAAGATTTCGCCATATCTCCGAACTCAGATGGAAAGTTCGAAATCAGCAATCTTGGCAGATAAAGGGCTCCGACAGGTCTTCACATCAAATGGGGAGCTTCTGCAAGTAGGTGACATATGTTACAACAAGAAACTAGCAGAAACTCTTCGAAAGATTTCAATATATGGTACCAAGCCATTTTATAATGGATCCATTGGATTGAATCTGGTAAGAGATATTCAAAGAGCTGGAGGGATAATGACATTAAATGACTTGAAGAGGTACGAAGTTAAAATGAGGGAACCAATCTCAGCTAATATTCTAGGCCTTAAAGTTCTTAGTATTCCACCTCCTTCCTCTGGGGGTGTTTCAATGGTGCTT GCATTGAACATTCTTACACAGTATGCAGTCCCTTCCGGCCTTTCGGGGTCGCTCGGAATCCATAGATTAATCGAATCCTTGAAGCATGCATTTGCTGTGAGGATGAATTTAGGTGATCCAGAATTCGTCGATGTTTCGAAATTCGTAACTGATATGATCTCTCTCGAGTTTGCAAAGAAGTTGAAGAGCACAATCTATGACAACATGACTTTTGGTCCCAATCACTACGGTGGAAG GTGGAGCCAAGTTCATGATCATGGAACTAGTCATATATCCATCGCTGATAGCGATCGAAACGCAGTTTCTATGACTACTACAGTGAATGCATACTTTGGATCAAAAATACTGTCGCCAAGTACTGGAATAGTCCTCAATAATGAAATGGATGACTTCTCCATGCCTATAAACAGTTCCGGAAATACGCCTCCACCGGCACCACCCAACTTCATCCGCCCTGGGAAAAAGCCTTTATCGTCTATGACACCCACTATTGTGTTGAAG GATGAGAAGTTGAAAGGAGTGGTTGGTGCAAGTGGGGGATCCAATATCATTGCAGCGACTACTGAGGTTTTCTTGAACCATTTCGCTCGAGGGATGGATCCTCTCTCGTCTGTAATGGCTCCCAGGATCTACCATCAG CTGATACCCAATGTGGTGATGTACGAGAATTGGACGACAGTGACTGGAGATCACTTCGAAGTTTCAAGTAGAATCAGGAGTGACCTTCAAAAAAAGGGTCATATTTTACGAGGCCTAGCAGGTGGGGCGATTAGCCAATTTATAGTTCATAAATTGGAAGGTCGTAAGGTCAAGGGAAGCAGTGGAGAACTTGTGGCAGTCAGTGACCCTAGAAAAGGAGGGATCCCTGCTGGTTTCTGA
- the LOC108479340 gene encoding 60S ribosomal protein L30-like gives MVASKKTKKTHESINNRLALVMKSGKYTLGYKTVLKSLRSSKGKLIIISNNCPPLRKSEIEYYAMLCKVGVHHYNGNNNDLGTACGKYFRVSCLSIVDPGDSDIIKSLPGDH, from the exons ATGGTGGCCAGCAAGAAAACG AAGAAGACCCATGAGAGCATCAACAACAGGTTGGCTCTCGTTATGAAGAGTGGGAAATACACTCTTGGTTATAAAACAGTGCTTAAGTCCCTCAGGAGCTCCAAAG GGAAACTGATTATCATTTCGAACAATTGTCCACCGCTGAggaaatctgagattgagtacTATGCAATGCTCTGTAAAGTCGGAGTTCACCATTACAATGGAA ACAATAATGATCTAGGAACTGCTTGTGGGAAATACTTCCGTGTATCCTGCTTGAGTATTGTCGACCCTG GTGATTCTGACATCATCAAGTCTCTACCAGGTGACCACTAA
- the LOC108478287 gene encoding uncharacterized protein At5g64816-like produces MADVWWTLLGAAIPAVIAGQVFRLRKKHAEEQRIKSARGREKSSDDIFICERVCTSKRMLKKVGAFSKDPIPDTCVTVCGVSELDACSDACARTVCVNQHQVPNWNDICLRRCQSECLRLSASHSP; encoded by the coding sequence ATGGCGGATGTGTGGTGGACCCTTCTCGGGGCTGCTATCCCGGCAGTTATCGCAGGGCAAGTTTTTAGATTGAGGAAAAAGCATGCCGAAGAACAGAGAATTAAGAGTGCCAGGGGAAGGGAGAAGAGCTCGGATGACATTTTCATTTGCGAGAGAGTCTGCACGTCAAAGAGAATGTTGAAAAAGGTCGGGGCATTTTCAAAGGATCCGATCCCTGACACTTGTGTAACTGTTTGCGGTGTGTCCGAGCTCGATGCTTGCTCCGATGCTTGCGCTCGTACCGTTTGTGTCAACCAACATCAGGTACCTAACTGGAATGATATTTGCCTTAGAAGGTGTCAAAGTGAATGCCTTAGGTTATCTGCATCTCATTCTCCTTAG
- the LOC108479337 gene encoding glutathione hydrolase 1-like isoform X2 — protein sequence MSFLRLLCTSIAFLFVLLSPAASNISGSTKRRREEVIAHRGAVATDDGRCSKIGVDVLRIGGHAVDAAVAASLCLGVVSPASSGIGGGAFMLLREANGKAQAFDMRETAPLKASMNMYAGNAALKATGALSVAVPGELAGLHKAWKQHGRLPWERLVKPAEILARKGFKISPYLRTQMESSKSAILADKGLRQVFTSNGELLQVGDICYNKKLAETLRKISIYGTKPFYNGSIGLNLVRDIQRAGGIMTLNDLKRYEVKMREPISANILGLKVLSIPPPSSGGVSMVLALNILTQYAVPSGLSGSLGIHRLIESLKHAFAVRMNLGDPEFVDVSKFVTDMISLEFAKKLKSTIYDNMTFGPNHYGGRWSQVHDHGTSHISIADSDRNAVSMTTTVNAYFGSKILSPSTGIVLNNEMDDFSMPINSSGNTPPPAPPNFIRPGKKPLSSMTPTIVLKDEKLKGVVGASGGSNIIAATTEVFLNHFARGMDPLSSVMAPRIYHQLIPNVVMYENWTTVTGDHFEVSSRIRSDLQKKGHILRGLAGGAISQFIVHKLEGRKVKGSSGELVAVSDPRKGGIPAGF from the exons atgTCAT TTCTGAGATTGTTATGCACCTCCATTGCATTTCTATTTGTTCTGTTGTCGCCTGCTGCTTCAAATATAAGTGGTTCTACCAAACGGAGACGAGAGGAAGTCATTGCGCATCGAGGTGCTGTTGCTACTGACGATGGCCGATGTTCGAAAATTGGGGTTGATGTTCTTCGGATCGGAGGTCATGCAGTTGATGCAGCGGTGGCTGCTTCGCTTTGCTTGGGCGTTGTAAGCCCTGCATCCAGTGGCATAGGTGGAGGAGCCTTTATGCTACTAAGGGAAGCTAATGGGAAAGCACAAGCATTTGATATGAGAGAAACGGCGCCATTGAAAGCTTCCATG AACATGTATGCTGGAAATGCTGCTTTAAAGGCAACAGGAGCTCTCTCTGTAGCGGTGCCAGGGGAACTTGCAGGCCTTCACAAAGCTTGGAAACAACATGGGAGGCTTCCATGGGAAAGGCTCGTGAAACCGGCCGAGATTCTTGCTCGAAAAGGGTTCAAGATTTCGCCATATCTCCGAACTCAGATGGAAAGTTCGAAATCAGCAATCTTGGCAGATAAAGGGCTCCGACAGGTCTTCACATCAAATGGGGAGCTTCTGCAAGTAGGTGACATATGTTACAACAAGAAACTAGCAGAAACTCTTCGAAAGATTTCAATATATGGTACCAAGCCATTTTATAATGGATCCATTGGATTGAATCTGGTAAGAGATATTCAAAGAGCTGGAGGGATAATGACATTAAATGACTTGAAGAGGTACGAAGTTAAAATGAGGGAACCAATCTCAGCTAATATTCTAGGCCTTAAAGTTCTTAGTATTCCACCTCCTTCCTCTGGGGGTGTTTCAATGGTGCTT GCATTGAACATTCTTACACAGTATGCAGTCCCTTCCGGCCTTTCGGGGTCGCTCGGAATCCATAGATTAATCGAATCCTTGAAGCATGCATTTGCTGTGAGGATGAATTTAGGTGATCCAGAATTCGTCGATGTTTCGAAATTCGTAACTGATATGATCTCTCTCGAGTTTGCAAAGAAGTTGAAGAGCACAATCTATGACAACATGACTTTTGGTCCCAATCACTACGGTGGAAG GTGGAGCCAAGTTCATGATCATGGAACTAGTCATATATCCATCGCTGATAGCGATCGAAACGCAGTTTCTATGACTACTACAGTGAATGCATACTTTGGATCAAAAATACTGTCGCCAAGTACTGGAATAGTCCTCAATAATGAAATGGATGACTTCTCCATGCCTATAAACAGTTCCGGAAATACGCCTCCACCGGCACCACCCAACTTCATCCGCCCTGGGAAAAAGCCTTTATCGTCTATGACACCCACTATTGTGTTGAAG GATGAGAAGTTGAAAGGAGTGGTTGGTGCAAGTGGGGGATCCAATATCATTGCAGCGACTACTGAGGTTTTCTTGAACCATTTCGCTCGAGGGATGGATCCTCTCTCGTCTGTAATGGCTCCCAGGATCTACCATCAG CTGATACCCAATGTGGTGATGTACGAGAATTGGACGACAGTGACTGGAGATCACTTCGAAGTTTCAAGTAGAATCAGGAGTGACCTTCAAAAAAAGGGTCATATTTTACGAGGCCTAGCAGGTGGGGCGATTAGCCAATTTATAGTTCATAAATTGGAAGGTCGTAAGGTCAAGGGAAGCAGTGGAGAACTTGTGGCAGTCAGTGACCCTAGAAAAGGAGGGATCCCTGCTGGTTTCTGA
- the LOC108479402 gene encoding protein HEAT INTOLERANT 4-like, which produces MKKGAKRKAASQKQEENEGKASQKSQKENLKPLPKAKRAKTSKPQSQPEFFEDKRNLEDLWKAAFPVGTEWDQLDSVYQFNWNFSNLEDAFEEGGKLYGKKVYLFGCTEPQLVPYKGENKVICIPVVVAVVSPFPPSDKIGINSVQREAEEIVSMKQMKMDWVPYIPLEKRDSQVDRLIFQIFILSCTQRRVALKQMKIDRLKKYEYCLPYFYQPLKEDELEQSTEVQIIFPAEPKPVFCEFDWELDELEEFTDKLIEADELDKDQKNAFKEFVREKVREAKKANRQAREARKKALEEMSQETKAAFENMRFYKFYPVQTPDTPDVSNVKAPFINRYYGKAHEIL; this is translated from the exons atgaagAAGGGAGCTAAGAGAAAAGCGGCCTCTCAGAAACAAGAAGAAAATGAAGGAAAAGCTTCACAAAAGAGTCAAAAGGAAAACCTTAAACCTCTTCCCAAAGCTAAGCGTGCTAAGACCTCCAAGCCTCAGTCCCAGCCTGAGTTCTTCGAAGATAAGCGTAACTTG GAAGACTTATGGAAAGCTGCATTTCCTGTTGGAACTGAG TGGGATCAATTGGACTCAGTTTACCAATTCAACTGGAACTTTTCGAATCTAGAA GATGCATTTGAAGAGGGAGGAAAGCTATACGGGAAGAAAGTTTATCTCTTTGGTTGTACGGAGC CTCAACTGGTTCCTTACAAGGGAGAAAATAAAGTCATCTGTATACCTGTGGTTGTGGCT GTTGTGTCTCCTTTCCCACCTTCAGATAAGATTGGTATTAACTCGGTGCAGAGAGAAGCTGAAGAGATTGTTTCAatgaaacaaatgaaaatggATTGGGTTCCATATATTCCACTTGAGAAAAG AGACAGCCAAGTAGATAGACtgatatttcaaatatttatcTTAAGTTGCACGCAAAGAAG GGTTGCTTTGAAACAAATGAAAATAGACCGACTCAAGAAATATGAGTATTGTCTGCCTT ATTTCTATCAGCCTTTGAAGGAAGACGAACTTGAACAAAGCACTGAGGTTCAGATAATTTTTCCAGCAGAACCAAAGCCG GTTTTTTGTGAATTTGATTGGGAGTTGGATGAGCTTGAA GAGTTTACTGATAAGCTGATCGAGGCAGATGAATTAGATAAAGATCAAAAAAATGCTTTTAAG GAGTTTGTCAGGGAGAAAGTTCGAGAGGCGAAGAAAGCTAATCGGCAG GCAAGAGAAGCTCGCAAAAAAGCACTCGAAGAAATGAGCCAGGAAACTAAAGCAGCATTCGAGAACATGAGATTTTACAAGTTCTACCCAGTTCAAACTCCGGATACTCCTGATGTATCAAATGTTAAA GCTCCATTTATAAACAGGTACTATGGGAAGGCTCATGAGATTCTGTAA
- the LOC108478838 gene encoding uncharacterized protein LOC108478838, whose protein sequence is MMNKSRCRRSSTLVLLWIIVFWHQILSVVCERVQLQFNNEDQKLSFFQLLSTSIDLFKRSHLSFWQNFKSVIYQFQLHFAPPNLDFRRRDTIEGKESESVRENMKEAVKKSIRTGEAAIKGTAKSAAKVVQKTADKVKKKKNTVSQSHDEL, encoded by the exons ATGATGAACAAATCACGCTGCAGAAGAAGCTCTACTTTGGTTCTTCTCTGGATCATCGTTTTTTGGCACCAAATATTATCAGTAGTTTGCGAAAGAGTGCAGCTGCAGTTCAACAACGAAGATCAGAAACTATCTTTCTTTCAATTATTATCAACCTCCATTGATTTGTTCAAGAGATCTCATCTATCTTTTTGGCAAAACTTCAAATCTGTTATCTATCAATTCCAGTTGCACTTCGCCCCTCCAAATCTTGA TTTTAGAAGGAGAGACACAATAGAAGGAAAGGAATCAGAGAGTGTGCGAGAAAATATGAAAGAAGCAGTGAAGAAGAGCATTAGAACAGGAGAAGCAGCAATTAAAGGAACTGCCAAATCAGCTGCAAAAGTTGTTCAAAAGACTGCTGATAAGGTCAAGAAGAAAAAGAACACAGTCTCTCAATCTCATGATGAGCTTTAG